The following proteins are encoded in a genomic region of Schistocerca serialis cubense isolate TAMUIC-IGC-003099 chromosome 9, iqSchSeri2.2, whole genome shotgun sequence:
- the LOC126419903 gene encoding serine protease inhibitor I/II-like: protein MKVAIIFTAAGLLLVYLVVAVPLQTECSPGQKKEDPCSTCICAEEGYWECNYTCFKQKTSKPCKPGTMLSDGCTTCTCNPDGTTATCTMSDCSSQLPGEVCPDCEQKP, encoded by the exons ATGAAGGTCGCCATCATCTTCACCGCCGCCGGCCTTCTGCTGGTTTATCTGGTGGTGGCAGTTCCTTTGCAAACCG AATGCTCCCCTGGGCAAAAGAAGGAAGACCCTTGCAGCACTTGTATCTGTGCTGAGGAGGGCTACTGGGAGTGCAATTACACCTGCTTTAAGCAGAAAACAT CGAAACCCTGTAAGCCGGGAACTATGCTCTCTGATGGCTGCACCACATGTACCTGTAACCCAGATGGGACGACTGCCACATGTACCATGAGCGACTGTTCATCCCAGCTACCTGGAGAG GTTTGTCCAGACTGCGAGCAGAAACCATAG